A region of the Candidatus Palauibacter australiensis genome:
GCGTAGGAGCTAGCCTGCGGCGGGCTCTTCCCGCAGCGACGCATCGTCGGCGGACGTCTCCGGTTCGGCACGCACGAGCGCGACGGACAGGTCCTCCGGCGCGGGGAGATCTTCCAGCGACTGCAGGGCGAAGTGATCCAGAAAACGGGACGTTGTCCCGTAGAGGAGCGGCCGCCCGAGGCCCTCGCCCCGCCCCACGATCTCGATGAGTTCCCAGTCCTGGAGCGTTCGCAACACGGAAGTGGACGCCACACCCCGGATCTCCTCGACCTCGATCCGCCCGATGGGCTGCCGGTACGCGATGATCGCGAGCGTCTCGAGCGCGGCGCGGGAAAGCGTGGGCGGACGCGGCACGGAGTCGAACCGCTCGAGGTACGGGACGAATTCCGGACGCGTGAGGATCTGGAACCCATCCCCGAGCTGGTAGACCTGGAAAGCCCGTCCGTCCGTGTCGTAGTGCTCTCGCAACGCGGTGAGCGCTTCGCGGACGCGCCGCACGTCGAGCGCGTCGTCAGCCCGGGCCAGTTCGCGGGCGGTGAGCGGCGTCTGGCTCGCGAACAACGCGGCTTCCACGATCTGCTCCGGGCTCACGCGGCCCCCTCTCCGCCGCCGCCCCGCGAGCGGCGTCCGAACAGCCAGATCGCTCCGAACCGCTTCACCTGCTCCAGCCTCACGAGCTGTTGCCTGGCGAGTTCCAGACACGCGAGCAGCGCCGCGACGACGTGCGGCCGCTCCTGCCACGAATCGAACAGCCGGTTGAACGGCACCCGCCGGTGCTCGCCCAGCAGACGCTGGATGACGGCGATCTTGTCCTCGACCGGGACGATGCGGATGGGGGCGACATGCGTCGTGACGAGATCGGGGCCCCGGATATCGCCGAGGACCGCCAGGAAATCGTCGAACGTCGTCGAGAGTTCCTGGCCATCCGCCTCGCGCGGAGGTTGCGGAGGCAGGAAACCCTTCGACATGTGGCGCCGCCGTTCCAGTTCAGCCGCGCCCAGCGTCCGCGCGATCTCCTGAAACAGCTCGTACTCCAGCAGACGCCGTACGAGTTCGGCCCGCGGATCATCTTCCCACTCCGTGTCGCTGCGGCCCGGCAGCAGGAGCTGCGCCTTGATGTGGACCAGCGTCGCGGCCAGCTCCAGAAACTCCCCGGCGCGGTCGAGTTCCAGAAGGTCGATGCCGTCGGTGAGGGCTTCGTGGAACTGCCGGGTGATGGTGGAGATCGGGATATCGAAGATGTCGATGTCCTGCGACCGGATGAGGTGCAGAAGGAGATCCAGGGGCCCCTGAAACCGGTCGAGCTCCACGACGAACGGCTGCGCCGTCCGCTGGCTTGGAAGTCGGTTGGGAACCGCCGTCAAGAAACCTCCCCGCACGCTCGGGCCGGCGGAAACCGGAGGTCGCCGGCCAGTCACCGCTCAATGTAGCACGGGCGTACACGCGACGAGTACCCCCGACAGGGACGTGCCCGACGCGCCGGCTTGGAGGTATCCGCCAAGTCTGGTATGTTCTTTTGCTGATTTTCGGACGGATGGGAGGGTCGGCCCGCGGCCGGCCGCAACCACCGCACGTTTGCCGCAGGTTCGAAGCGAAAAAGAAGGAATCGAATGCCGAATAACGAGAGTCAGAAGAAGCGGCTGCGCCAGTCGCGCGCGAGGCGGCTCCGGAACCGCCGGGTGCGGTCCGAGATCCGGACCCGGACCAAGTATCTCCTCGCGACGGAATCGGCGGAGGAGGCGACGCCGGCGCTGTCCGAGTTGTACCGCGTTCTCGACCGGGCGACCCGCCGGAACGTCATCAAGGCGAACGCCGCGGCCCGCCAGAAGGCGCGAGCGGCGCGGCACGTCAACAGCCTGAGTTAGCAGGCCGCAGAAAGAGCCCCGCTGCCTTCGAGGCTGGCTTCGAGCGGCGCCGGGCCTCAGCCGCCCTCCGCGTAGCGGGTTTCCCCGCCGACGATCGTACGCTTCACGCGTCCCGTCACTTCCCACCCGCCGAACGGCGTATTCCGGCTCTTGGAGCGGAAGTTGGCGGGGTCGACCGTCCACGCCTCCTCCGGATCGAAGAGGACGAGGTCCGCGCGACTGCCGGGGCGGAGCGTGCCGCCCTCGATCCCCATCAGCCGGGCCGGCGCCGCGGACATCCGCTCGATGAGGTCGAAGAGCGGGAGGTC
Encoded here:
- a CDS encoding segregation/condensation protein A, whose protein sequence is MTAVPNRLPSQRTAQPFVVELDRFQGPLDLLLHLIRSQDIDIFDIPISTITRQFHEALTDGIDLLELDRAGEFLELAATLVHIKAQLLLPGRSDTEWEDDPRAELVRRLLEYELFQEIARTLGAAELERRRHMSKGFLPPQPPREADGQELSTTFDDFLAVLGDIRGPDLVTTHVAPIRIVPVEDKIAVIQRLLGEHRRVPFNRLFDSWQERPHVVAALLACLELARQQLVRLEQVKRFGAIWLFGRRSRGGGGEGAA
- the rpsT gene encoding 30S ribosomal protein S20 gives rise to the protein MPNNESQKKRLRQSRARRLRNRRVRSEIRTRTKYLLATESAEEATPALSELYRVLDRATRRNVIKANAAARQKARAARHVNSLS
- the scpB gene encoding SMC-Scp complex subunit ScpB; translation: MEAALFASQTPLTARELARADDALDVRRVREALTALREHYDTDGRAFQVYQLGDGFQILTRPEFVPYLERFDSVPRPPTLSRAALETLAIIAYRQPIGRIEVEEIRGVASTSVLRTLQDWELIEIVGRGEGLGRPLLYGTTSRFLDHFALQSLEDLPAPEDLSVALVRAEPETSADDASLREEPAAG